GGGCCCGTGACGGCTTTTGCACCCATCACCCTTGTCCCAGGGATTAGGCCCAGGTCCACCAGATGGAAGGTAGATGAGAAAGTAGCAGCTTTCTTTTGTCCTCAGTTCATTGGACTGCGGCTGTGCTGGGCTGTGTTGGGGCCGGTGCTGGGGCCGGTCGCCTAGCCCAAGGCAGGATGGGGAGGGACTTCAGGAGAAGAACACCGACCTCCAGGATGTGGTAAATGCAAATGTCCCTGTGACTTTTCCCCAGGGCCTGTGGGTCACTCCGCCTCTTCTCCCCAGATTAGAGAGCAGTTTGCATATCTGACTTCCTGTGGATTAGTTTCATAATTGGTTTAGGATTAGACGTTAACCATCCTGGTGGAACAGAATTCTTGGGGGTTTGTTTGTGGAGGGGGGATCTaggtgaagaggagggaaggataTAGGGTGGGAAGGTCTGGAGTGGTGACGGGCAAGGTCTGGGCAGGGCCTTGCAGAAAACACCGTAGAAGCCCGAAAGAAGTCTGAGAGGCCAACTGCTTTCCTCGCTGAAGCTTCTAGAACCAGAGCATTAATGAAGGTgtggcccagggccagccccgcctcCTTTTCTCCCGGCGGAAGGTGCGGGGCAGCTACCGGAAGTCCTAGAGGCGCGGGGCGGGGCTTGTGCGGCGGCGCCGGGGGATCGATATGGCGACTGAGGGGGACGTGGAGCTGGAGTTGGAGACTGAGACCAGCGGTCCGGAGCGGCCTCCTGAGAAGCCAAGGAAGCATGACAGTGGTGCGGCGGACCTGGAGCGAGTCACCGACTATGCGGAGGAGAAGGAGATCCAGAGTTCGAATTTGGAGACGGTGAGGTGGGCCTGGAGCGTGTCTGGGCGGGCCGAGAGCAGAGGGGGCTCTGCGGCCGTAACTGAAAGCCCCGCTCCAGGACGGGGCCCCATCCCGATGGTGGGAGGAGGCAAGAGGGAAGCTGAACGTCACTGGAGCCCGCCTTTTGCGAAAGTAGCTTGATGGAGATTCGGTTTAAAGTGGATCTGAGGTGCACAGAATCGAATTAAATATAGGCCTTGGTTTCTGATACACTCGTCATCGTGAACACACACGTTTTTAGATTATTGCGAGTTGTGGGTAGCACAGCAGTAATTGGATCTGTTTTTCCCATAGGCCATGTCCGTGATTGGAGACAGACGGTCACGGGAGCAGAAAGCCAAACAGGAGCGGTAAGTCTTCCAAACGCAACCAGCCCACCAGCCCCTTTCCcccagacaaaaataaaagtcatcgTTAAGCCCTTGTACCTTTCTCCCACTCTATCATCAGTTCCTGCA
The DNA window shown above is from Equus quagga isolate Etosha38 chromosome 2, UCLA_HA_Equagga_1.0, whole genome shotgun sequence and carries:
- the HYPK gene encoding huntingtin-interacting protein K: MATEGDVELELETETSGPERPPEKPRKHDSGAADLERVTDYAEEKEIQSSNLETAMSVIGDRRSREQKAKQEREKELAKVTIKKEDLELIMTEMEISRAAAERSLREHMGNVVEALIALTN